One Leptolyngbya subtilissima AS-A7 genomic window, GGCTTCAGCGACTCTAGCTCCATCAAGATAGTCTCTAGATCAATCTCCGGCAGCAAAAACAACTGCGAATCCACTGCCTCCACCCCAGCTGGCTCAAACTCCTCCAGCTCCGCCTCTTCTTGTCTCTCTGCCCGCTTCCCGTTTTCCTTCTTCCCTTTAGGATTCTCCCTCCTACTCCCTACCCCATCACCCCCTACCCCAACACTCCCCACCGGCCCCAGCCGCTGCCACCGCAGCTTCACCTGCTGACCCGACTCCTCCGCGCATACGTACAGCACCCGCTGCCGCGCTGCTAGCTGGTTCGCCACCTGAAGCAGCAGGGTAGATTTGCCAATGCCGGGGTCACCCCCTAGCAGCACCAACGAACCCGGCACAATGCCACCGCCCAGCACCCGGTCAAGCTCTCCATAGCCCGAGGGCAGACGCGCCTGAGGATGGTCTTGAATCTGGTTAAGGGTCATCGCCAGACGTGGCTGACTGACCTTGGCCGTCGTTGACCCGCCCCGACTACGGCCTAAAGCAGAGGCCCGAGCAGTCGTCTCCTTAGCAGGCTGAGCCTGTTCTACCAGAGCATTCCAGCTGTTGCACACGGGGCAGCGGCCAAAGTACTGAGGCGACTCAGCTCCGCATTCATTGCAAACAAAAATTGAACGAGATTTAGCCATAACTACCCTTGCCCCGCCGATTATTCAGGGCGATACTTGGCTCTAAAACACGGCTGCTGCTGCGCAATAAACCTTAAAAAAGCCTGAAGCACAGATGTTCCACGCATGCGGCATGAATCAATACACATAGAATAATCAAACGTCGTAGGTTCTGCTTCGGCAGCGTTTGAGGGGGCTGCTGTGGCGGTGCCCACGGTTGTTTAGCTCAATCAACTCATTAGCTTTCAAAAGTTAATCATTAAACGTTGCGATTGTTTATAGAATATGACGTTATGTAGGGAGCCTTGAAAGCCTTGGAAAACAACAAAGAAAAAATTCTAGTGGTCGACGATGAGGCCAGCATTCGGCGAATTCTCGAGACCCGCCTATCGATGATTGGCTATGACGTTGTCACCGCCGCCGATGGCGAAGAGGCCCTAGAAACCTTTCGCAATGCCGCTCCTGACCTGGTTGTGCTCGATGTGATGATGCCCAAGCTCGACGGCTACGGCGTCTGTCAAGAGCTACGCAAAGAGTCTGACATTCCTATTATTATGCTTACCGCCCTGGGCGATGTGGCCGATCGCATCACCGGCCTAGAGCTTGGGGCCGACGACTACGTAGTCAAACCCTTCTCTCCCAAAGAACTAGAGGCCCGCATTCGCTCCGTGCTGCGCCGGGTCGACAAAACCGGCATGACCGGCATTCCCAGCTCCGGCGTCATCTCTGTCAACACCATTCGTATCGACACTAATAAGCGCCAGGTGTACAAAGGCGACGAGCGCATTCGCCTCACTGGCATGGAGTTCAGCCTGCTCGAGCTGCTGGTTAGCCGCTCCGGAGAGCCCTTTTCCCGCTCCGAAATTTTGCAGGAAGTATGGGGCTACACCCCTGAGCGTCACGTTGATACCCGCGTGGTCGACGTGCACATCTCTCGCCTGCGGGCCAAGCTTGAAGACGACCCTAGCAACCCAGAGCTAATTCTCACCGCTCGGGGTACCGGCTACCTGTTTCAGCGGATAGTGGAGCCCGGCGAAGAATAGTCGGTAGGGTAGTCTGCTAGAATTTGCTCAGGTTTTTAACAGATTTAGCAGATGGGTTTTAACCGGGCACGCATTGCCATTGATGCCATGGGGGGAGACTTCGCCCCAGGCGAGATCGTTGCAGGTGCCATTCGCGCCAAGGCCGAGCTAGATGTCGATGTCGCTTTAGTCGGCGATGTTGACCAAATCAAGGCGTCTACGGCTAGTCCGGAGCAGCTGGTGGGCATTGAGCTAGTGCCCGCCGAGGGCAGCATCGAAATGCACGAAGAGCCGCTGAGCGCCCTGCGCAAAAAGCCCCAAGCCTCCATCAACGTGGCGATGGACTTGGTCAAACGCAATGAGGCCGATGCAGTGGTGTCTGCAGGGCACTCTGGGGCAGCGATGGCTGCCGCCCTGCTGCGTTTGGGGCGACTAAAGGGTATTGACC contains:
- the rpaB gene encoding response regulator transcription factor RpaB; amino-acid sequence: MENNKEKILVVDDEASIRRILETRLSMIGYDVVTAADGEEALETFRNAAPDLVVLDVMMPKLDGYGVCQELRKESDIPIIMLTALGDVADRITGLELGADDYVVKPFSPKELEARIRSVLRRVDKTGMTGIPSSGVISVNTIRIDTNKRQVYKGDERIRLTGMEFSLLELLVSRSGEPFSRSEILQEVWGYTPERHVDTRVVDVHISRLRAKLEDDPSNPELILTARGTGYLFQRIVEPGEE